In one window of Pirellulales bacterium DNA:
- a CDS encoding SHOCT domain-containing protein, giving the protein MQQLTPEGQRIANDLAQRYGFSVDAVTHMLFAVLNGNGRMAQFSHPEFGGSGQWMQGGMLMLGDMFNYSLKGRVDGLCYDISNILANQPGLLQSGSFQSQSQSGSGHQNQTSGASLGNSSLFVPDPNDNWWPSEFGSPNATGVQNNVRYAYFAVARRLAVKTGGDVWVYDTLDHQIGGFSQQQGQGGSIAFSSQYGTVNLGSLPVVLRNGQSTQSMPAAQAMPTTQPLVQGSVPAAAQSVGSMSHSGILDAIERLGELKAKGFITDEDFTTKKVELLGRL; this is encoded by the coding sequence ATGCAACAACTTACCCCCGAAGGGCAACGCATTGCGAATGACTTGGCCCAGCGGTATGGCTTTAGCGTCGATGCGGTCACTCACATGCTGTTCGCCGTCCTCAACGGCAATGGACGAATGGCCCAGTTCAGCCATCCTGAATTCGGCGGCTCGGGCCAATGGATGCAGGGTGGCATGCTTATGCTTGGCGACATGTTCAACTACTCACTCAAGGGTCGCGTTGACGGCCTGTGCTATGACATCTCCAACATCCTTGCCAATCAACCCGGCTTGCTGCAGTCAGGTAGTTTCCAGTCCCAAAGCCAGAGTGGCAGCGGACACCAAAACCAAACGAGCGGTGCATCTTTAGGCAATTCCAGCCTGTTCGTTCCCGATCCGAATGACAACTGGTGGCCCTCTGAGTTCGGCTCGCCAAACGCAACCGGCGTACAGAACAACGTTCGGTACGCCTACTTTGCTGTCGCGCGGCGCCTGGCGGTCAAAACGGGTGGCGATGTTTGGGTCTACGACACGCTCGATCACCAGATTGGCGGTTTTTCTCAGCAGCAAGGCCAAGGCGGTTCGATCGCCTTCAGTAGCCAATACGGCACGGTGAACTTGGGAAGCCTGCCGGTTGTATTGCGCAATGGTCAGTCAACCCAGTCAATGCCGGCAGCACAGGCAATGCCGACCACGCAGCCGCTTGTGCAGGGTTCGGTCCCGGCAGCAGCGCAAAGCGTGGGTTCAATGTCTCACTCCGGCATCCTGGATGCCATTGAACGCCTGGGCGAGTTGAAGGCGAAAGGTTTTATAACGGACGAAGATTTTACGACAAAAAAAGTGGAGCTGCTGGGACGGCTTTAA
- the tnpA gene encoding IS200/IS605 family transposase, with protein sequence MEKYRTGSHSRFDLKYHFVWITKYRKPLLVDAVGVRLRELVREICRTNELEILEGSVSRDHVHVLLSCPPNVSPSKIMQYIKGKSSRKLLMEFRHLQKAFWGRHLWARGYFVASSGNVTDEVIQEYIRQQDGTEPDDGGDNFRITKS encoded by the coding sequence ATGGAAAAGTACCGGACTGGTTCGCATAGTCGCTTCGACCTGAAGTACCATTTCGTGTGGATCACGAAGTATCGCAAACCTCTTCTGGTCGATGCGGTGGGTGTTCGACTCCGCGAATTAGTGCGAGAGATCTGTCGTACCAACGAGCTAGAGATCCTGGAAGGATCGGTGTCTCGCGATCATGTGCATGTGCTATTGTCTTGCCCGCCGAACGTGTCGCCGAGCAAGATAATGCAGTACATCAAAGGTAAAAGCTCCCGCAAGCTGCTGATGGAGTTCCGGCACTTGCAAAAGGCGTTCTGGGGACGGCATTTGTGGGCCCGCGGCTACTTTGTGGCGTCCAGCGGCAACGTGACAGACGAGGTGATTCAAGAATACATCCGCCAACAGGACGGCACCGAGCCGGACGACGGCGGCGATAATTTCCGCATTACCAAATCGTGA
- a CDS encoding sigma-70 family RNA polymerase sigma factor, which translates to MADSSELDRLAQEHMPAALRFAVRLTADREAAEDLVQDALLRVARGWQKFRGDSTFRTWFFRVLTELLPAGSR; encoded by the coding sequence GTGGCGGACTCCTCCGAGCTTGACCGACTGGCTCAGGAGCATATGCCGGCAGCACTACGGTTTGCCGTGCGCCTGACGGCAGATCGGGAGGCCGCTGAGGATCTGGTTCAAGATGCCTTGCTGCGTGTGGCACGCGGCTGGCAGAAGTTTCGCGGTGACTCCACGTTTCGTACCTGGTTCTTTCGCGTCTTGACTGAACTACTACCGGCTGGAAGCCGGTAG
- a CDS encoding metal ABC transporter permease — translation MVSWFHTLDAQVQDALLVIGIASLTNVACALLGCYLVLRRMSLLGDALSHAVLPGLVVAFIAAGSLNIVYMFAGALAVGLLTTFLTQTIHRQGNVSADASIGVVFTSLFALGVILIKRYGQGVDLDPDCVLYGQIDLVEFYTVPLWGYEVPRALVSILPVLLLNIAVIVVLWKELKISSFDPALATTMGINAERLFYLLMALVALTTVASFEQVGSILVIAMLIVPGATAHLLTDRLKTMMLLASLVAVVSAVLGYFLSIAWNVSAAGPMAVVAGGCYFTAAVASPRYGILAAFLRNLQISLRIAREDLLAMLYRLEELHVQRRLSPHEAAKAIGAGMLGDAGLWSLLRRRDVARIEGKLELTDRGRQRAAELVRSHRLWEAYLVEHLGLPPDHVHDPAERMEHFIDSRLQEQIVADLSDAQKDPHGREIPGG, via the coding sequence GTGGTTAGCTGGTTTCACACGCTCGACGCGCAGGTGCAGGATGCCCTCCTGGTCATCGGCATTGCGTCGCTCACTAACGTGGCCTGCGCCCTCTTGGGCTGCTATCTGGTGCTGCGCCGGATGAGTTTGCTCGGTGATGCGCTATCGCACGCCGTCTTGCCGGGCCTGGTCGTGGCTTTTATTGCGGCCGGCAGCTTGAACATTGTGTATATGTTTGCCGGCGCGCTGGCCGTGGGCCTACTGACGACGTTTTTGACGCAGACCATTCATCGCCAAGGAAACGTATCGGCCGACGCGTCGATCGGCGTGGTCTTCACCTCGTTGTTCGCACTGGGCGTAATCCTCATCAAGCGATATGGCCAGGGTGTCGACCTCGATCCGGATTGCGTCCTGTACGGGCAGATCGACCTCGTCGAGTTCTACACGGTTCCTTTGTGGGGCTACGAAGTGCCTCGCGCCCTGGTTTCGATCCTGCCAGTTCTCCTATTGAACATCGCCGTCATCGTCGTGCTTTGGAAAGAGTTGAAAATCAGCTCGTTCGATCCCGCGCTCGCCACGACAATGGGCATCAACGCCGAGCGGCTCTTCTACTTGCTAATGGCGCTCGTGGCCCTGACGACCGTGGCCTCGTTCGAACAGGTTGGTTCGATCCTCGTGATCGCCATGCTGATCGTGCCCGGCGCAACGGCCCACTTGCTCACCGATCGTTTGAAAACCATGATGCTCCTCGCGTCACTCGTGGCAGTCGTGTCGGCCGTGCTGGGGTACTTCCTTTCGATCGCCTGGAACGTCTCGGCCGCTGGCCCAATGGCGGTCGTCGCAGGGGGCTGCTACTTCACGGCGGCGGTCGCCTCGCCACGATACGGAATCCTGGCTGCGTTTCTGCGCAATTTGCAGATATCTTTGCGCATCGCGCGCGAAGATTTGCTCGCCATGCTCTATCGGCTGGAAGAACTGCACGTCCAGCGCCGCCTCAGCCCGCACGAGGCCGCCAAAGCCATTGGCGCAGGCATGCTGGGCGATGCCGGCCTGTGGTCTCTGCTGAGACGGCGCGACGTGGCCCGAATCGAAGGCAAGCTGGAACTGACCGATCGCGGTCGGCAGCGCGCGGCCGAATTGGTGCGCTCACACCGCCTGTGGGAGGCTTACCTGGTCGAGCATCTCGGCCTGCCGCCGGACCATGTCCACGATCCGGCCGAACGAATGGAGCACTTCATCGACTCCCGTCTGCAGGAGCAGATCGTGGCCGATCTCAGTGATGCGCAAAAGGACCCTCACGGCCGCGAAATACCGGGGGGCTAG
- a CDS encoding iron chelate uptake ABC transporter family permease subunit, with product MALSNTLLVMLGTSLLGAIAAIVGSFAVLRRRALVGDLLAHAALPGLCAAFLLIGYQPLARRLFGTSSEAGNWQFSLMLSGAFVTGLMGVALVTLVCRYTRTKEDAAIGIVLSTFFGAGVVLSSVIQNLPTASSKAGLQTYIYGQAAGMTREDVWFIAVVSAACLILVALLYKEFQVFSFDPGFARAQGWPTLALDMAMMGVLALVTVVGLPTVGVVLMAAMLIIPGAAARFWTNRLGTMLLIAGLIGAASGIGGTLISAGMLEGLLGFDPLAFGHNTRNLPTGPVIVLCGTALFVISMLFAPQRGAIARLARIVGVRSRIGRENLLRSLYELSESALPDRPSIGWQQLVEERSWTAASVHRLARWGKNAGLIEYTPAGARLTSAGQAQAERFVRAHRLWEMFLISGADIAPDHVDRDADSIEHFLTPQMVESLEAQLAAAGKLQTTPGTVPVSPHDLPGAADPRSPAQERTGG from the coding sequence ATGGCACTCTCGAACACGCTGTTGGTCATGCTCGGCACATCGTTGCTGGGCGCCATTGCCGCGATCGTCGGGAGCTTCGCTGTGCTACGCCGCCGGGCATTGGTCGGTGACTTGCTCGCGCATGCGGCGCTACCCGGATTGTGTGCGGCATTTCTGCTGATCGGATATCAGCCGCTCGCCCGTCGGCTTTTCGGTACATCGTCCGAAGCCGGAAACTGGCAGTTCAGCCTCATGCTGTCCGGCGCCTTTGTCACTGGATTGATGGGCGTTGCTTTGGTGACACTCGTCTGCCGTTACACCCGCACCAAGGAAGATGCCGCGATCGGCATCGTATTGAGCACTTTTTTTGGCGCGGGAGTCGTGCTATCGAGTGTCATTCAAAATCTCCCCACCGCCAGCAGCAAGGCGGGCCTGCAGACCTATATCTACGGCCAGGCGGCCGGCATGACGCGCGAGGACGTGTGGTTCATAGCTGTGGTCTCGGCCGCCTGCCTGATATTGGTCGCGCTGTTGTACAAGGAGTTTCAGGTTTTCAGCTTCGACCCTGGATTCGCTCGCGCGCAAGGCTGGCCGACGCTAGCCCTCGATATGGCCATGATGGGCGTGCTGGCCCTGGTGACGGTCGTCGGCCTGCCGACCGTCGGCGTCGTGTTGATGGCGGCGATGCTGATTATCCCGGGAGCCGCGGCGCGCTTTTGGACAAACCGGCTGGGGACCATGTTGCTGATCGCCGGTTTGATCGGCGCGGCTTCTGGAATCGGGGGAACCCTGATTTCAGCCGGCATGTTGGAAGGGCTCTTGGGATTCGATCCACTCGCCTTTGGGCATAACACGCGTAACCTGCCCACCGGACCGGTGATCGTGCTTTGCGGCACCGCGTTGTTCGTAATCTCGATGCTGTTCGCGCCGCAACGGGGTGCAATCGCTCGCCTGGCGCGAATCGTCGGAGTCCGCAGCCGCATCGGCCGCGAGAACCTGCTTCGCTCACTGTATGAGCTGTCGGAATCGGCGCTGCCGGACCGCCCGTCGATTGGCTGGCAGCAACTCGTCGAAGAGCGCTCCTGGACGGCCGCGAGCGTTCACCGTTTGGCGCGATGGGGAAAAAATGCCGGCCTGATCGAATACACGCCCGCAGGCGCCCGACTAACCAGCGCCGGTCAAGCGCAGGCCGAGCGATTCGTGCGTGCGCACCGTTTGTGGGAGATGTTTTTGATCTCCGGTGCGGACATAGCACCCGATCACGTCGACCGCGATGCCGATTCCATCGAGCACTTCCTGACGCCGCAAATGGTCGAAAGTCTGGAGGCCCAACTAGCAGCCGCTGGCAAGTTACAAACAACGCCGGGGACCGTGCCCGTCTCACCGCATGATCTTCCCGGCGCCGCCGACCCACGCTCCCCGGCACAGGAGCGCACGGGTGGTTAG
- a CDS encoding metal ABC transporter ATP-binding protein, which translates to MKRDAEENAASPRIAHVPLTDTASTVPPLEVHDMTVAYHRKPVLWDIDLVAPEGQLIGIIGPNGAGKSTFIKAVLGLTPLASGKVRIYGRPYAQQRHLVGYVPQRETVDWDFPVTALDVVMMGTYGRLGWFRRPGAAERRVALECLDQVGMAGLADRQIQQLSGGQQQRIFLARALAQDAQIYFMDEPFAGVDASTEQAIVALLQTLRNSGKTVFVVHHELQTVRNYFDFVILLNLRLVAAGPTATTFTKQNLQQTYGGRLTILDEAAEAVRLGERPR; encoded by the coding sequence ATGAAACGAGATGCCGAGGAAAACGCCGCGTCTCCCAGAATCGCTCATGTGCCACTGACGGACACTGCGTCCACCGTCCCACCGTTGGAAGTGCATGACATGACGGTCGCCTATCACCGCAAACCGGTGTTATGGGACATTGACCTGGTCGCCCCTGAGGGACAATTGATCGGCATCATTGGGCCCAATGGAGCAGGAAAAAGCACGTTCATCAAAGCCGTGCTGGGTCTGACCCCTTTGGCAAGCGGGAAGGTGCGCATCTACGGACGTCCCTATGCCCAACAGCGTCATCTGGTCGGATACGTACCGCAACGAGAAACCGTCGACTGGGACTTTCCCGTAACCGCGCTCGATGTGGTGATGATGGGAACCTATGGCCGATTGGGATGGTTTCGTCGACCGGGTGCCGCCGAACGGCGCGTCGCGCTGGAATGCCTGGATCAAGTCGGCATGGCCGGCCTGGCGGATCGTCAGATCCAACAGCTTTCTGGTGGACAGCAACAGCGCATCTTTTTGGCGCGAGCGCTTGCCCAAGATGCGCAGATCTATTTCATGGATGAGCCCTTTGCAGGCGTGGACGCCTCGACCGAACAGGCCATCGTCGCGCTTTTGCAAACGTTGCGCAATAGCGGCAAGACCGTATTCGTCGTACACCACGAGTTGCAAACGGTACGCAACTACTTCGACTTCGTCATTCTGCTCAATTTGCGTCTGGTGGCGGCAGGCCCGACAGCGACGACTTTTACGAAGCAGAATCTGCAGCAGACGTATGGCGGTCGCCTCACGATCCTGGACGAAGCCGCCGAGGCCGTGCGCTTGGGAGAACGGCCGCGGTGA
- a CDS encoding zinc ABC transporter substrate-binding protein, with the protein MTRLIIVVLTLCMLATSGCTDFADFGTDDQRIRVVCTTGQVGDMIAHLGGEHVEVRTLMGPGVDPHLYKATPGDIRLLKRATVIFYSGLHLEGRLADVLEKFSERKPTFAVSDEIREYSPDRLRRAPEFAASYDPHLWFDVGLWADCADYAARKLIEVDPAHADDYRRHADAYIADLRALDQQIRRRLAEIPAERRVLVTAHDAFGYFGRAYDVEVHGLQGISTADEADLGAINELVQMLVARHVKAVFIETSVPSKNIRSLIQGCDAAGHELALGGELYSDAMGPAGTPEGSYIGMIQYNVDQIVGALR; encoded by the coding sequence GTGACGCGTCTCATCATCGTCGTTCTCACGCTGTGCATGCTGGCAACTTCCGGGTGTACGGATTTTGCCGACTTCGGAACGGATGATCAGCGAATTCGCGTCGTCTGCACCACCGGCCAAGTGGGAGATATGATCGCCCACCTCGGCGGCGAGCATGTCGAGGTGCGCACCTTGATGGGGCCAGGGGTCGATCCGCATCTCTATAAGGCGACCCCGGGCGATATTCGCTTGCTGAAGCGGGCCACGGTCATTTTCTATAGCGGGTTGCACCTGGAAGGACGATTGGCCGACGTGCTCGAGAAATTCTCGGAGCGCAAACCCACGTTCGCCGTCAGTGACGAGATCCGCGAATATTCACCCGACCGGCTCAGGCGGGCCCCGGAATTCGCTGCCAGCTACGATCCGCACCTTTGGTTCGATGTTGGTTTGTGGGCCGATTGTGCGGACTACGCGGCGCGAAAACTGATCGAGGTCGATCCCGCCCATGCGGACGACTATCGCCGCCATGCCGATGCGTACATCGCCGATTTGCGTGCCTTAGATCAGCAGATACGTCGCCGGCTGGCCGAAATCCCGGCCGAGCGGCGCGTGCTCGTCACGGCGCATGACGCATTTGGTTATTTCGGCCGCGCCTACGACGTTGAAGTACACGGCCTGCAAGGGATCAGCACTGCCGACGAGGCCGATTTAGGAGCCATCAACGAGTTGGTACAGATGCTCGTCGCGCGCCACGTCAAAGCAGTATTCATCGAAACCAGTGTGCCTTCGAAAAACATCCGCAGCCTGATTCAGGGATGCGACGCGGCCGGCCACGAGTTGGCATTGGGAGGGGAGTTGTATTCGGACGCCATGGGCCCGGCCGGAACGCCCGAGGGAAGCTATATCGGCATGATCCAATACAACGTCGATCAGATCGTCGGGGCCTTACGATGA
- a CDS encoding N-acetyltransferase — protein sequence MLGLTYFKRFRMEIDLDRDLPAPEVALGYRLVPWRSDLLSAHAEAKFLSFRNGIDANVFPCLGEHDGCQRLMREISLKDGFLPGATWLAATDGFDQPLEYCGTIQGIRDRSGLGAIQNLGITPEHRSQGLGRALMLAALAGFRAAGLRRAYLEVTAQNDGAIRLYRRIGFHKARTVYKAVESPSVGAR from the coding sequence ATGTTGGGACTGACCTATTTCAAGCGTTTCCGGATGGAGATTGATCTCGACCGGGACCTGCCTGCGCCTGAAGTGGCGTTGGGATATCGACTCGTTCCCTGGCGCAGCGATCTGCTGTCGGCCCATGCCGAGGCGAAGTTTCTAAGCTTCCGCAACGGCATCGACGCCAACGTCTTTCCCTGCCTGGGTGAGCATGACGGCTGTCAGCGGCTAATGCGCGAAATCAGCTTGAAGGATGGATTTCTTCCCGGCGCGACGTGGCTCGCGGCCACCGATGGATTTGATCAACCGCTGGAGTATTGCGGAACGATCCAAGGGATTCGCGACCGATCGGGCCTGGGGGCGATTCAGAATCTTGGCATCACACCGGAGCATCGCAGCCAGGGACTCGGGCGAGCGTTAATGCTGGCCGCTCTGGCCGGATTTCGCGCGGCGGGACTGAGGCGCGCGTATCTCGAAGTGACGGCGCAAAACGATGGTGCGATTCGGCTCTACCGGCGCATCGGATTTCACAAGGCGCGGACCGTCTATAAAGCCGTCGAAAGCCCGTCGGTCGGCGCGCGATAG
- a CDS encoding pitrilysin family protein, with translation MSEPILTHTLKNGLVLLGEPMEGVESAAFSIRVPAGTAYEPEEYAGLSTMSCELALRGAGDRDSRQFVTDLDNLGVERDANVSDAHTGFSGATLARNLFPALSIYADVLRRPRLPADQVSASRAVVLHELSSIEDDPAQKVMLELRRRHFPSPWGRPSQGREESVEAIELTQIKEHVKRHYRPNGAIISVAGRFDWNAVRDHIAGLYEDWSEQPATEPTLGKSGTRIEHLEQESNQTQIGIAYSSVPYRDPDYFQAWGSVGVLSGGMSCRLFTEVREKRGLCYSVYASHQSLRDRAAVLCYAGTSAERAQETLDVTLGELIRLSKGIETEELSRLKARIKSGLVMQQESTSARSAAIARDWYYLGRVRTLDEVAALVDGLSRDSINAFLSEHPPQDFTIVTLGPKPLEVPVGVS, from the coding sequence GTGAGCGAGCCGATACTGACGCACACCCTGAAAAACGGACTGGTTCTGCTCGGCGAGCCGATGGAGGGGGTCGAGTCGGCCGCCTTTTCGATACGTGTACCCGCCGGGACGGCCTATGAACCGGAAGAGTACGCCGGCCTGAGTACCATGAGCTGCGAACTGGCATTGCGCGGGGCTGGCGACCGCGACAGCCGGCAGTTCGTCACGGATCTGGATAATTTGGGCGTCGAACGTGATGCCAATGTGTCCGACGCCCATACCGGATTCAGCGGCGCGACGCTCGCGCGCAATCTTTTTCCGGCGCTTTCGATCTATGCGGACGTGCTGCGACGGCCTCGACTACCGGCCGATCAGGTCTCGGCTTCGCGGGCCGTGGTGCTGCATGAACTGAGTTCGATCGAAGATGACCCGGCGCAGAAGGTGATGCTCGAATTACGGCGACGCCACTTCCCTTCGCCCTGGGGGCGCCCCAGCCAAGGGCGTGAAGAATCGGTCGAGGCGATCGAGTTGACGCAGATCAAAGAGCACGTCAAGCGCCACTATCGCCCCAATGGAGCGATCATCAGTGTGGCCGGCCGGTTCGACTGGAACGCCGTTCGCGACCATATCGCCGGGCTTTACGAAGATTGGTCCGAGCAGCCAGCCACGGAGCCCACGCTCGGTAAATCCGGCACACGGATCGAACACTTGGAGCAGGAATCGAATCAAACGCAAATCGGTATCGCGTACAGCAGCGTCCCTTACCGCGACCCTGATTACTTTCAGGCCTGGGGGTCGGTGGGCGTGCTGTCCGGCGGCATGAGTTGCCGGCTGTTCACCGAGGTTCGCGAGAAGCGAGGTTTGTGCTACAGCGTTTATGCTTCGCACCAGTCGCTGCGCGATCGGGCCGCCGTGCTTTGTTATGCCGGCACGAGCGCCGAGCGCGCCCAGGAAACGCTAGACGTCACGCTCGGGGAATTGATCCGGCTGAGTAAGGGAATCGAGACCGAAGAGTTGTCCCGGTTGAAGGCGCGCATCAAAAGCGGGCTGGTTATGCAGCAGGAATCGACCTCGGCACGCAGCGCCGCGATCGCCCGCGATTGGTACTACCTGGGCCGGGTGCGGACACTCGACGAGGTGGCGGCCCTGGTCGATGGCTTATCGCGAGACAGCATCAACGCCTTCTTGTCAGAGCATCCGCCGCAGGATTTCACGATCGTTACGCTGGGACCAAAACCCCTGGAGGTGCCCGTTGGAGTTTCGTGA
- a CDS encoding pitrilysin family protein — MEFREHVLPNGLEVVAECNDRAHSLALGFFVKTGARDESADVAGVSHFLEHMLFKGTARRSADDVNREFDEMGAHYNAFTSEEKTVYYAAVLPEFQGQALELLADIMRPALREADFTTEKQVILEEIQMYQDQPPFGMDDRCKAIHFGDHPLGHSVLGTLESVGQLPVTAMREYFTKRYCPTNIALVASGRVDFDALVKSAEQSCGAWERATAPRNIAPAGAKCVFERVVKDGVTQQYVIQLANGPSATQKERFAAKLLATILGDDSGSRLFWTLVDPGLAEHASIGHYDYQGTGMYMTYLSCAPDGATENLQTVLDMYREVEKHGVTEQELDQAKSKINSRVVLSSERPRGRLFNVGANWMHRHEYRSVRDDLATVDAVTTDEIAAVLKQFPLTKSTTVTVGPAADVAQPQ, encoded by the coding sequence TTGGAGTTTCGTGAGCATGTGCTGCCCAATGGATTGGAAGTGGTCGCTGAGTGCAACGATCGCGCGCACTCGCTGGCGCTGGGCTTCTTCGTGAAGACCGGCGCGCGCGACGAATCGGCCGACGTGGCCGGTGTCAGCCACTTTCTGGAACACATGTTGTTCAAAGGAACGGCGCGCCGCTCGGCCGATGACGTCAACCGTGAATTCGACGAGATGGGGGCCCACTACAATGCCTTTACTAGCGAAGAGAAGACGGTTTACTACGCTGCGGTATTGCCAGAATTTCAAGGGCAGGCGCTCGAGCTGTTGGCCGACATCATGCGGCCCGCCTTGCGCGAAGCGGACTTTACCACCGAAAAGCAGGTCATCCTGGAAGAGATCCAGATGTACCAGGATCAGCCGCCGTTCGGCATGGACGATCGATGCAAGGCAATTCATTTCGGCGATCATCCGCTTGGGCATAGCGTGCTGGGGACGCTCGAGAGCGTCGGCCAGTTGCCCGTGACCGCGATGCGCGAGTATTTCACGAAGCGGTATTGCCCGACGAACATTGCGCTCGTCGCCTCGGGACGGGTGGACTTCGACGCGCTGGTGAAATCGGCAGAACAGAGCTGCGGCGCTTGGGAACGTGCTACCGCCCCGCGCAATATTGCCCCGGCCGGGGCAAAGTGTGTTTTCGAACGCGTGGTCAAGGATGGCGTGACTCAGCAATACGTTATTCAACTTGCCAATGGCCCAAGTGCTACACAGAAAGAACGATTCGCCGCCAAGCTGCTGGCCACGATCCTGGGGGACGATTCCGGGAGTCGATTGTTCTGGACGTTGGTCGACCCTGGCCTGGCCGAACATGCCAGCATTGGCCATTACGACTATCAGGGCACCGGCATGTACATGACCTATTTAAGCTGCGCGCCCGACGGCGCCACGGAAAACCTGCAGACGGTGCTCGACATGTACCGGGAAGTCGAAAAGCACGGTGTCACCGAGCAAGAGCTCGATCAGGCCAAAAGCAAAATCAACTCGCGCGTTGTTCTCTCCAGTGAGCGTCCCCGCGGCCGATTGTTCAACGTCGGCGCCAATTGGATGCATCGGCACGAATACCGCTCGGTGCGTGACGATCTCGCCACGGTCGACGCGGTGACCACGGACGAAATCGCCGCGGTGCTCAAGCAGTTTCCGCTGACGAAGAGCACAACCGTGACGGTGGGACCGGCCGCTGACGTGGCTCAGCCGCAGTAG
- a CDS encoding glucosamine-6-phosphate isomerase, translating into MPARPLSKISSEWWDYTTLDREILDDAARLSAEDLLALSRPGFTVRFYDTLEDFYLAEALEYITSWRAATESQPAGICGPIGPTEQLPLVARLVNELELDLRHAHFWGMDEWVVDGRAAPLEFPLSFARADMELCFDRIRPELRMPRENLHFPTERPEEYVASFGQARCLVMQGGQGEVKHWAFNDPPRRDGAYLDQPPTPEEYRKLSTRIVELHPMTIIQNARTSGGGVVTNVPTHAITVGPAETWRSEKVSIWHAGCHDNPFGQRLTTLMISKRVPDSAVPMSLLADHPQVQFNFYRPGIGSCGAEMH; encoded by the coding sequence ATGCCGGCACGCCCTTTGAGCAAGATCAGTTCTGAGTGGTGGGACTACACGACGCTCGACCGCGAAATTCTTGACGATGCCGCGCGGCTTTCGGCCGAAGATTTGCTCGCCCTGAGTCGGCCCGGTTTTACCGTTCGTTTTTACGACACGCTCGAAGACTTTTATTTGGCCGAGGCGCTGGAATACATCACCAGTTGGCGCGCCGCAACCGAAAGCCAGCCCGCCGGTATTTGCGGTCCAATCGGGCCGACCGAACAGTTACCGCTCGTGGCACGGCTGGTGAATGAATTGGAACTCGATCTGCGGCATGCGCACTTCTGGGGCATGGACGAATGGGTTGTCGACGGACGTGCCGCGCCGCTGGAGTTTCCCCTCTCGTTTGCGCGGGCCGATATGGAACTGTGTTTCGATCGCATTCGTCCCGAGTTGCGGATGCCGCGCGAGAATCTGCACTTTCCCACCGAACGGCCCGAGGAATACGTCGCAAGTTTCGGCCAGGCGCGGTGCCTGGTCATGCAGGGGGGCCAAGGCGAGGTCAAGCACTGGGCTTTCAACGATCCGCCGAGGCGTGATGGCGCCTACCTTGACCAGCCGCCAACGCCTGAAGAATATCGAAAACTGTCGACGCGCATCGTCGAACTACACCCGATGACGATCATTCAAAACGCGCGCACATCCGGCGGCGGCGTCGTGACCAACGTACCGACGCATGCTATTACGGTTGGCCCCGCCGAGACGTGGCGTTCCGAGAAAGTCTCGATCTGGCATGCCGGCTGCCACGACAATCCGTTTGGTCAAAGGCTGACGACGTTGATGATTTCGAAGCGTGTGCCGGACTCTGCTGTGCCGATGTCGCTGCTGGCCGATCATCCGCAGGTGCAGTTCAATTTCTATCGGCCCGGCATCGGCAGCTGCGGCGCCGAGATGCACTAG